From one Rhodovulum sp. ES.010 genomic stretch:
- a CDS encoding multidrug effflux MFS transporter has translation MPSSPDLRFLDRTTPPHIATLILLAGISALSMNIFLPSLPNMTAHFDTEYRLMLLSVALYLAVNAVLQLFIGPISDRYGRRPVLLASLALFLIATLGCIFAPNAGVFLAFRMAQAVVVTGMVLSRAVVRDMVPDAEAASMIGYVTMGMALVPMIGPAVGGVLDAAFGWQASFGMLALLGLGMLALTWADLGETAQPRETSLLAQFREYPELFRSRRFWGYALAASCASGAFFAYLGGAPFVGSEVLGLSPAVLGLYFGLVAVGYMAGNYLSGRYSVRVGINTMIFRGTLVACLGPLLAMALFGLGLDHPVSFFGSMVLVGLGNGMTLPNATAGMLSVRPHLAGTASGLGGAIMIGGGAGLSALAGAALVPSSGPWPLLAIMLATSAAAVASVAYVRRIDLREGPLVGTPPPAARPPRM, from the coding sequence ATGCCATCCTCGCCCGATCTGCGCTTTCTCGACCGGACCACGCCGCCGCATATCGCGACGCTGATCCTGCTCGCGGGGATTTCGGCGCTGTCGATGAACATCTTTCTGCCGTCGCTGCCGAACATGACGGCGCACTTCGACACCGAATACCGGCTGATGCTGCTGTCGGTGGCGCTTTACCTCGCGGTCAACGCGGTGTTGCAACTGTTCATCGGCCCGATCTCGGACCGCTACGGGCGGCGCCCGGTGCTGCTGGCCTCGCTCGCGCTGTTCCTGATCGCCACGCTCGGCTGCATCTTTGCACCCAACGCGGGCGTATTCCTGGCTTTCCGCATGGCGCAGGCGGTGGTGGTGACCGGCATGGTGCTGAGCCGGGCGGTGGTGCGCGACATGGTGCCCGATGCAGAGGCCGCCTCGATGATCGGCTACGTCACCATGGGGATGGCGCTGGTGCCGATGATCGGACCGGCGGTGGGCGGCGTTCTGGACGCGGCCTTCGGCTGGCAAGCCAGCTTCGGGATGCTGGCCCTGTTGGGCCTTGGCATGCTGGCGCTGACCTGGGCCGATCTCGGCGAAACCGCGCAGCCCCGCGAGACCAGCCTGCTGGCGCAGTTCCGCGAATATCCCGAACTCTTCCGCTCGCGCCGGTTCTGGGGCTACGCGCTGGCGGCAAGCTGCGCCTCGGGCGCGTTCTTCGCCTATCTCGGCGGCGCGCCCTTCGTGGGATCGGAGGTGCTCGGCCTGTCGCCCGCGGTGCTGGGCCTCTATTTCGGGCTGGTCGCCGTTGGCTACATGGCCGGGAACTACCTCTCGGGGCGCTACTCGGTGCGCGTCGGCATCAACACGATGATCTTCCGCGGCACGCTCGTCGCCTGTCTTGGCCCGCTGCTCGCGATGGCGCTGTTCGGCCTTGGGCTCGATCACCCGGTTTCGTTCTTCGGCTCGATGGTGCTGGTCGGGCTCGGCAATGGGATGACGCTGCCCAATGCCACCGCGGGGATGCTGTCGGTCCGCCCTCATCTGGCCGGCACGGCGAGCGGGCTGGGCGGCGCGATCATGATCGGCGGCGGCGCGGGGCTATCGGCACTGGCCGGTGCGGCCCTGGTGCCGAGCTCGGGACCCTGGCCGTTGCTGGCGATCATGCTGGCGACTTCGGCGGCGGCCGTCGCCTCGGTCGCCTATGTGCGCCGGATCGATTTGCGCGAAGGCCCGCTTGTCGGAACACCGCCGCCCGCCGCGCGCCCGCCGAGGATGTGA
- a CDS encoding short-chain fatty acyl-CoA regulator family protein has translation MSTRKLYAGVKLRETRTRLGLTQKDFAGKLGISLPYLNQMENNNRPISSTVLLALASEFGFDVTELSSGDAERLVSDMREAMADPVFGDLTPPLADLRLAASNAPALARAFLELHRAYRQSHERLASLDEALGREDAGLQPSPWEEVRDFFHYCDNYIDAVDRAAERFARQAAGDDDPERRAAHALEAAGITLKTQDMPGLRHYDEKSRTLTLSARLRGPTRRFQLLHQLALITQSQLLEATLDLARFQTPEARDIARIGMANYFAGAALLPYTRFLDAAQETRHDLELLADRFGASVEQVAHRLSTLQRPGAKGLPFYFVRVDQAGTITKRHSATHLQFARFGGACPLWNVHRAFETPGRFLRQLAETPDGVRYFCLACDVTKPGGAWGAPVRRFAIGLGCEVRHADRLVYADDLDLGNSAAFEPIGISCRICERRNCHQRAVPPLERRLSVDANRRGVLPYEVAE, from the coding sequence ATGTCGACCCGAAAACTCTATGCCGGCGTGAAACTGCGCGAGACGCGCACGCGCCTGGGCCTCACGCAGAAGGATTTTGCCGGCAAGCTCGGCATCTCGCTGCCCTACCTGAACCAGATGGAGAACAACAACCGGCCAATCTCCTCGACCGTGCTTCTGGCGCTGGCCTCGGAATTCGGCTTCGACGTGACGGAATTGTCCTCGGGCGATGCCGAACGCCTGGTCTCGGACATGCGTGAGGCGATGGCCGACCCGGTCTTCGGCGACCTCACGCCCCCGCTCGCCGATCTGCGCCTGGCGGCTTCGAACGCCCCTGCCCTTGCCCGTGCCTTCCTCGAACTGCACCGCGCCTATCGCCAGAGCCACGAGCGGCTGGCCTCGCTGGACGAGGCGCTGGGGCGCGAGGACGCCGGGCTGCAGCCCTCGCCCTGGGAGGAGGTGCGCGACTTCTTTCACTATTGCGACAATTACATCGACGCGGTGGACCGCGCGGCCGAGCGGTTCGCCCGTCAGGCCGCGGGCGATGACGACCCCGAGCGGCGCGCGGCCCACGCCCTGGAGGCGGCCGGCATCACCCTGAAAACGCAGGACATGCCCGGCCTGCGCCACTATGACGAGAAGAGCCGGACCCTGACCCTGTCGGCGCGCCTGCGGGGACCGACCCGGCGCTTCCAGTTACTGCACCAGCTTGCGCTCATCACGCAATCGCAGCTGCTGGAGGCGACGCTCGACCTCGCCCGGTTCCAGACGCCCGAGGCGCGCGATATCGCCCGGATCGGGATGGCCAACTACTTCGCCGGCGCGGCGCTGCTGCCCTATACGCGCTTTCTGGACGCGGCGCAGGAGACGCGCCACGACCTGGAGCTGCTGGCCGACCGCTTCGGCGCCTCGGTCGAGCAGGTGGCCCACCGCCTTTCCACGCTGCAACGCCCGGGCGCCAAGGGCCTGCCGTTCTACTTCGTGCGGGTGGACCAGGCCGGCACCATCACCAAGCGTCACTCCGCCACCCATCTGCAATTCGCCCGCTTCGGCGGCGCCTGCCCGCTTTGGAACGTGCATCGCGCCTTCGAGACGCCGGGCCGGTTCCTGCGCCAACTCGCCGAGACGCCGGACGGCGTGCGCTATTTCTGCCTCGCATGCGACGTGACCAAGCCCGGCGGGGCCTGGGGCGCGCCGGTGCGCCGTTTCGCGATCGGGCTGGGCTGCGAGGTGAGACACGCCGACCGGCTGGTCTATGCCGACGACCTCGACCTGGGCAATTCCGCCGCGTTCGAGCCCATCGGCATCTCGTGCCGCATCTGCGAGCGGCGCAACTGCCACCAGCGCGCGGTGCCGCCGCTGGAACGACGGCTCAGCGTCGACGCCAACCGCCGCGGCGTGCTGCCCTACGAGGTCGCGGAATAG
- a CDS encoding CoxG family protein encodes MELSGSRLIGADRATVWEKLTDPDTLQACIPGCQELEGSIEDGFDAVVKQKVGPVKATFKGGVTVSDLVEEQSYTIAGEGKGGVAGFAKGRADVRLEDAEEGGTELIYDVHAEVGGKLAQLGSRLIHGTARRLADQFFDNFAAEVEGPAEETEDAGAAAQG; translated from the coding sequence ATGGAACTATCCGGAAGCCGCCTTATCGGGGCGGATCGCGCAACCGTGTGGGAGAAACTCACGGACCCGGACACGCTGCAAGCCTGCATTCCGGGCTGCCAGGAACTGGAGGGCAGCATCGAGGACGGGTTCGACGCGGTGGTCAAGCAGAAGGTCGGCCCCGTGAAGGCGACCTTCAAGGGCGGGGTCACCGTCTCGGATCTGGTGGAGGAGCAGAGCTATACCATCGCCGGCGAGGGCAAGGGTGGCGTCGCGGGGTTCGCGAAGGGCCGCGCCGACGTGCGTCTGGAGGATGCCGAGGAGGGCGGCACCGAACTGATCTACGACGTGCATGCCGAAGTCGGCGGCAAGCTCGCCCAACTCGGCTCGCGGCTGATCCACGGCACGGCCCGCCGGCTGGCCGATCAGTTTTTCGACAATTTCGCGGCCGAGGTGGAAGGCCCCGCCGAAGAGACCGAAGACGCGGGCGCAGCCGCCCAGGGCTGA
- a CDS encoding YdcH family protein, translating into MSHTPHELAEEFPDKSDLIHNLKETDAHFARLFDEYHEVNGAVHRAETDVEPTDDLHLTELRKKRMHLKDEIARILNEATV; encoded by the coding sequence ATGTCGCACACGCCGCACGAGCTGGCCGAAGAGTTCCCCGACAAGTCGGATCTGATCCACAATCTCAAGGAGACCGACGCCCATTTCGCGCGGCTCTTCGACGAGTACCACGAGGTGAACGGCGCGGTGCACCGGGCCGAAACCGATGTCGAGCCGACCGACGACCTGCATCTCACCGAGTTGCGCAAGAAGCGCATGCATCTCAAGGACGAGATCGCGCGTATCCTGAACGAAGCCACGGTCTGA
- a CDS encoding hemerythrin domain-containing protein, with translation MAEDVDLETRTGLPDALTELVREHPRDLWQSHAAFDGLTRFWLDRHILFRRLLAQIQEETQAMLDRRVDPDRATRRVARSAQLVLSELHAHHRIEDSAYFPRLETLEPRLTRGFYILDHDHHALDGHLTRLAETTNRLIRAEPIARHARAGDLVGAVSGFERLLDRHLVDEEELVVPILLKHGQALGA, from the coding sequence ATGGCCGAAGACGTCGATCTGGAAACGCGCACGGGTCTGCCCGATGCGCTAACGGAACTGGTCCGCGAACATCCGCGCGACCTTTGGCAGAGCCATGCCGCCTTCGACGGCCTGACCCGGTTCTGGCTGGATCGCCACATTCTGTTCCGTCGCCTCCTGGCACAGATCCAGGAGGAGACCCAGGCCATGCTCGACCGCCGCGTCGATCCCGACCGGGCCACCCGCCGCGTGGCGCGATCGGCGCAACTCGTCCTCAGCGAGTTGCACGCCCATCACCGGATCGAGGACAGCGCGTATTTCCCGCGGCTCGAGACGCTCGAACCGCGGCTGACACGGGGATTCTACATCCTGGACCACGATCACCACGCGCTCGACGGCCACCTGACGCGGCTCGCCGAAACGACGAACCGCCTGATCCGCGCCGAGCCGATCGCCCGTCACGCCCGCGCGGGCGACCTCGTGGGCGCGGTGTCGGGCTTCGAACGCCTGCTTGATCGCCACCTCGTCGACGAAGAGGAGCTTGTCGTACCCATTCTCCTCAAGCACGGGCAGGCGCTGGGGGCCTGA
- a CDS encoding DMT family transporter has protein sequence MADSADASRGPPPIVGILWMLLTGANFVAVTALVKHVGDAVPAPEAAFLRYLLGLVFLAPMLRPLFRAGLNRAAFVLYGWRGLAHALGVICWFYAMTRIPIAEVTAMNYLNPVYVTIGAALVFGERLALRRILAIAVAFAGVLVILRPGFREVSDGHLAMLFTALFFGASYLMAKKLSERDNAAVVVAMLSISVTIALAPFAFAVWVTPTLTQLSWLFGVAFFATAGHFTMTMAFRAAPLTVTQPVTFLQLVWATLVGWLMFDEAVDGWVILGGGMIVGAVVFITWREAVLRRRASAPAATKP, from the coding sequence ATGGCGGACAGCGCAGACGCATCCCGGGGCCCGCCCCCCATCGTGGGCATCCTTTGGATGCTGCTGACAGGGGCGAATTTCGTCGCCGTGACCGCATTGGTCAAACATGTGGGCGATGCCGTGCCGGCGCCCGAAGCGGCCTTCTTGCGGTATCTGCTCGGCCTCGTCTTCCTCGCGCCGATGCTGCGCCCGCTGTTCCGCGCGGGGCTGAACCGCGCGGCCTTCGTGCTCTACGGCTGGCGCGGGCTCGCCCATGCGCTGGGCGTCATCTGCTGGTTTTACGCGATGACCCGCATCCCGATCGCCGAGGTGACGGCGATGAACTATCTCAACCCGGTCTACGTGACCATCGGCGCGGCGCTCGTCTTCGGCGAACGGCTGGCGCTGCGGCGCATCCTCGCCATCGCGGTGGCCTTCGCGGGCGTTCTGGTGATCCTGCGGCCGGGATTTCGCGAGGTCTCGGACGGACATCTCGCGATGCTGTTCACCGCGCTGTTCTTCGGGGCGTCCTACCTGATGGCCAAGAAGCTCAGCGAGCGCGACAACGCCGCCGTCGTCGTGGCCATGCTGTCGATCTCGGTGACGATCGCACTCGCGCCCTTCGCGTTCGCGGTCTGGGTGACGCCGACGCTCACTCAACTATCGTGGCTTTTCGGCGTCGCGTTCTTCGCGACGGCAGGGCATTTCACGATGACCATGGCGTTTCGCGCCGCACCGCTGACCGTGACCCAGCCGGTCACCTTCCTGCAGCTCGTCTGGGCCACGCTTGTGGGCTGGCTGATGTTCGACGAGGCGGTGGACGGCTGGGTGATCCTCGGCGGCGGGATGATCGTGGGTGCGGTGGTCTTCATCACCTGGCGCGAGGCGGTGCTTCGCCGCCGCGCATCGGCGCCCGCGGCCACGAAACCGTGA
- a CDS encoding diguanylate cyclase translates to MFAIIAATVGDLSHKDNTMGQGWQPLAGESDADAILHGTPRFVMVRSAPLVRQALASFSFLLATVPTIGHLAEIPILYRPFPGEAGIHPLTLTALAALALALLLQRPFARAGIAERGLVALAAGSAVAQLGEVLLAAGTEPTAANVSSALGILALASALALRRRRPAWPAMILAGTAGMICLTAFLGFAMGIGRLQGALSPFTMLIMGPLVLAAQIGQARRPALRALFRDDQLTRVLRLELALAALVPMGLALVVFRFDPHGASSADAVYTQAMILFCCTSVLVAGRMRDRLDHERRMLARELERASFIDPLTGLANRRGIMMMANHAIHAARRSDRPVSLVLCDLDRFKAINDWLGHSVGDQVLQAAATLLAGRVRVSDIAGRWGGEEFLFILPDTPLAGAEALAELLRIALCEEVGIMPSGAVGTGAGGKPLTASLGCALIDVDRADGVERALEAADSALYVAKRNGRNQVASSPAPAATQPA, encoded by the coding sequence TTGTTTGCCATAATCGCCGCGACGGTCGGGGATCTCAGCCACAAGGACAACACCATGGGGCAGGGCTGGCAACCGCTGGCGGGCGAAAGCGATGCGGACGCGATTCTGCATGGCACGCCGCGTTTTGTCATGGTGCGGTCCGCCCCCTTAGTTCGGCAGGCACTGGCGTCGTTTTCCTTTCTGCTGGCGACGGTCCCCACGATCGGCCACCTCGCCGAGATTCCCATCCTGTACCGCCCGTTTCCGGGCGAGGCCGGCATTCACCCCCTGACGCTCACCGCGCTTGCGGCCCTCGCGCTGGCCCTTCTCTTGCAGCGCCCCTTCGCCCGCGCCGGCATCGCGGAACGCGGGCTTGTGGCCCTGGCCGCCGGCAGCGCCGTCGCACAGCTGGGCGAGGTGTTGCTGGCCGCCGGCACCGAACCGACCGCGGCCAATGTAAGCTCCGCCCTCGGGATCCTTGCGCTGGCAAGCGCACTGGCGCTGCGGCGCCGACGACCGGCCTGGCCGGCGATGATCCTGGCCGGCACCGCCGGCATGATCTGCCTGACGGCGTTCTTGGGATTCGCGATGGGAATCGGGCGGCTTCAGGGCGCGCTCTCGCCCTTCACGATGCTGATCATGGGGCCGCTCGTCCTTGCCGCGCAGATCGGCCAGGCCCGGCGCCCGGCGCTGCGCGCGCTGTTCCGCGACGACCAGTTGACGCGCGTGTTGCGCCTTGAACTGGCGCTGGCCGCGCTCGTGCCCATGGGGCTGGCGCTTGTGGTGTTCCGGTTCGATCCGCATGGCGCAAGCTCGGCGGATGCGGTCTATACTCAGGCGATGATCCTGTTCTGCTGCACCAGTGTGCTGGTGGCCGGCCGCATGCGCGACCGGCTGGATCACGAACGCCGGATGCTGGCGCGCGAATTGGAACGCGCCTCTTTCATCGACCCGCTGACCGGCCTGGCGAACCGCCGCGGCATCATGATGATGGCGAACCACGCGATACACGCGGCCCGGCGCAGCGACCGGCCGGTTTCGCTGGTTCTGTGCGATCTCGACCGGTTCAAGGCGATCAATGACTGGCTCGGCCACAGCGTGGGCGACCAGGTATTGCAGGCTGCGGCCACCCTGCTCGCAGGCCGCGTCCGGGTGTCGGACATCGCGGGGCGCTGGGGCGGCGAGGAATTCCTGTTCATCCTGCCCGACACGCCCCTCGCGGGGGCCGAGGCCTTGGCAGAGCTTCTGCGAATCGCCCTTTGCGAAGAGGTCGGGATCATGCCGTCGGGCGCGGTGGGCACCGGCGCGGGCGGCAAGCCGCTGACCGCGTCGTTGGGCTGCGCCCTTATAGATGTCGACCGGGCCGACGGGGTCGAACGGGCGCTCGAGGCGGCGGACAGCGCGCTTTACGTCGCCAAGCGCAACGGCCGGAACCAGGTCGCCAGCAGCCCGGCACCGGCCGCCACGCAGCCCGCCTGA
- a CDS encoding YebC/PmpR family DNA-binding transcriptional regulator, whose protein sequence is MAGHSKWANIQHRKNRQDSVRAKLFSKLSKEITVAAKMGDPDPDKNPRLRLAIKDAKSNSMPKDNIERAIKKAQGGEGDAYEEIRYEGYGPNGVAVIVEAMTDNRNRTASNVRSTFTKNGGNLGETGSVGFMFERKGEIRYTPDAGDDDTVMMAAIEAGAEDVESSEDGHVILCADTDLNDVASALETQLGESESTRLIWQPTTTTELDLEGMEKLMKLVEALEDDDDVQRVTTNFEASDEVLAQL, encoded by the coding sequence GTGGCAGGCCATTCGAAATGGGCGAACATCCAGCACCGAAAGAACCGGCAGGATTCGGTGCGCGCAAAGCTGTTCTCCAAGCTTTCGAAGGAGATCACGGTCGCGGCCAAGATGGGGGACCCCGACCCCGACAAGAACCCGCGGCTGCGGTTGGCCATCAAGGACGCCAAGTCGAACTCGATGCCCAAGGACAATATCGAGCGGGCGATCAAGAAGGCGCAGGGTGGAGAGGGCGACGCCTACGAGGAAATCCGCTACGAGGGCTACGGGCCGAACGGCGTTGCGGTGATCGTCGAGGCGATGACCGACAACCGCAACCGCACCGCGTCCAATGTGCGGTCGACCTTCACCAAGAACGGTGGCAACCTGGGCGAGACGGGCTCGGTCGGGTTCATGTTCGAGCGCAAGGGCGAGATCCGCTATACCCCCGACGCGGGCGATGACGACACGGTGATGATGGCCGCGATCGAGGCCGGCGCCGAGGACGTGGAGAGCTCCGAGGACGGGCATGTCATCCTCTGCGCCGACACCGACCTCAACGACGTGGCCTCGGCGCTGGAAACGCAACTCGGCGAGAGCGAGTCGACGCGGCTGATCTGGCAGCCGACCACCACGACCGAACTCGACCTCGAAGGCATGGAAAAGCTGATGAAGCTGGTGGAGGCACTCGAGGACGACGACGACGTCCAGCGCGTGACCACGAATTTCGAGGCGAGCGACGAGGTGCTCGCCCAGCTCTGA
- a CDS encoding helix-turn-helix transcriptional regulator, which translates to MAQTQRAALAEAPRNGGASAALRPEAGEDGPLPAEPVDIEARIAEDLEALSPRERWAVLSDSAKELSRIEAARLMREMLSRRPNSVNELAEAFGFAPATVSDIVRGKSKEGPKLWVLIAMAELLGLELDISVRPR; encoded by the coding sequence ATGGCACAGACCCAGCGCGCCGCACTCGCCGAAGCGCCCCGAAACGGCGGGGCCTCCGCCGCCCTCCGCCCCGAGGCCGGGGAGGACGGGCCGCTGCCCGCCGAGCCGGTCGATATCGAGGCTCGCATCGCCGAGGATCTCGAGGCGCTGTCCCCACGGGAGCGTTGGGCGGTGCTCTCCGACAGCGCCAAGGAACTGTCGCGGATCGAGGCGGCGCGGCTCATGCGCGAGATGCTGAGCCGGCGGCCCAACTCGGTGAACGAACTGGCCGAGGCGTTCGGTTTCGCGCCCGCCACGGTGTCCGACATCGTGCGCGGCAAGTCGAAGGAGGGACCCAAGCTCTGGGTCCTGATCGCGATGGCCGAGCTTCTGGGGCTGGAACTGGATATCTCGGTGCGGCCGCGGTGA